In Halobacillus amylolyticus, the following proteins share a genomic window:
- the ptsP gene encoding phosphoenolpyruvate--protein phosphotransferase, which yields MTQLQGIAASSGIAIAKVYRLEAPDLTYNKTKIDQPAEEISRLHEALEISKIELEKIKDHTKKTLGDEHAEIFSAHLLVLSDPELINPIEDKIKSDDVNAEAALDETANMFIDMFKNMDNEYMKERAADIQDVTKRVMAHLLQVTFPDPALINEEVVIVADDLTPSDTAQLNKQYVKGFTTDIGGRTSHSAIMARSLEIPAVVGTKNVTSQAENDTMIIVDGIDGDIILNPSADEIETYKQKHIDYEQKKQEWAKLKDESTITSEGEHVELAANIGTPEDVDGVLSHGGEGVGLYRTEFLYMGKNQLPTEEEQYDAYSSVLKQMGNKPVVVRTLDIGGDKELDYLELPKEMNPFLGYRAIRLCLERDDIFRVQLRALLRASVHGNLKIMFPMIATLEEFRQAKTILDEERDKLVQEGQDVSGQIEVGMMVEIPATAVIARQFAKEVDFFSIGTNDLIQYTMAADRMNERVSYLYQPYNPAILNLVNNVIESAHAEGKWAGMCGEMAGDEIAIPLLLSLGLDEFSMSATSILPARTQIKSLSKQELASYKDEILSMGTSEEVVAFIKEKAKLV from the coding sequence ATGACACAACTTCAAGGGATCGCAGCTTCCAGCGGAATTGCCATTGCTAAGGTGTACCGTCTGGAAGCTCCAGACCTTACTTACAACAAGACGAAAATTGACCAGCCTGCTGAGGAAATAAGCAGGCTCCACGAAGCACTTGAGATTTCTAAGATCGAACTTGAAAAAATTAAGGACCACACAAAAAAAACATTAGGTGATGAACATGCCGAAATCTTTTCTGCCCATCTGCTCGTTTTAAGTGACCCAGAATTAATAAACCCGATTGAAGATAAAATCAAATCGGATGATGTAAATGCTGAGGCAGCTCTTGATGAGACGGCCAATATGTTTATTGATATGTTTAAAAATATGGACAATGAATATATGAAAGAACGTGCGGCTGATATTCAAGACGTGACGAAGCGTGTCATGGCACATTTACTTCAAGTTACGTTCCCTGACCCAGCATTGATCAATGAAGAAGTTGTTATTGTCGCTGATGATCTCACACCTTCTGATACAGCCCAGTTAAATAAACAATACGTGAAAGGTTTTACAACCGATATTGGCGGTCGAACGTCCCATTCGGCTATTATGGCCCGCTCTCTTGAGATCCCAGCCGTAGTCGGAACGAAGAACGTGACAAGCCAGGCTGAGAACGATACCATGATCATTGTCGATGGAATCGATGGAGACATCATTCTTAATCCTTCCGCTGATGAAATTGAAACGTACAAGCAAAAACACATTGATTATGAACAGAAGAAACAAGAATGGGCCAAACTTAAAGATGAATCAACGATCACGTCTGAAGGTGAACATGTGGAGCTCGCTGCTAACATCGGCACACCTGAAGATGTGGACGGCGTATTAAGTCACGGCGGAGAAGGTGTAGGTTTGTACCGCACAGAGTTCCTTTATATGGGGAAAAATCAACTTCCTACAGAAGAAGAACAATATGACGCTTACTCCTCTGTACTCAAGCAAATGGGAAATAAACCTGTGGTCGTTCGAACACTCGATATCGGCGGAGACAAAGAACTGGATTATTTGGAACTTCCAAAAGAGATGAATCCATTCCTTGGCTATCGTGCGATTCGTCTCTGCTTAGAACGTGATGACATTTTCCGTGTACAGTTGCGTGCTTTACTTCGTGCCAGTGTTCACGGCAACCTAAAAATCATGTTCCCAATGATCGCAACGCTGGAGGAATTCCGCCAAGCGAAAACCATCCTTGATGAAGAGAGGGACAAGCTCGTTCAAGAAGGACAAGACGTCTCTGGTCAAATTGAGGTAGGAATGATGGTAGAAATTCCTGCGACAGCAGTCATTGCACGTCAATTCGCCAAAGAAGTTGATTTCTTCAGCATTGGGACAAATGATTTAATTCAATACACAATGGCTGCAGACCGTATGAACGAACGCGTTTCTTACCTTTATCAGCCATATAACCCAGCTATCTTGAATTTAGTAAACAATGTGATCGAGTCAGCACACGCTGAAGGCAAATGGGCCGGCATGTGTGGAGAAATGGCCGGTGACGAGATTGCGATCCCGCTCCTCCTATCACTTGGATTAGATGAGTTCAGTATGAGTGCAACATCCATTCTTCCTGCACGTACACAAATTAAATCCCTTTCTAAACAGGAACTAGCTTCCTATAAAGATGAGATTCTATCAATGGGTACATCAGAAGAAGTTGTTGCTTTCATCAAAGAAAAAGCCAAACTAGTATAG
- a CDS encoding phosphocarrier protein HPr, which translates to MVEKTFNITSADGVHARPATVLVQNAGKYESDINLHYKEKSVNLKSIMGIMSLGIPAGAEVKLTAEGSDEQEAIDHLASTMKNEGLGE; encoded by the coding sequence ATGGTAGAAAAAACATTTAACATTACATCAGCAGACGGAGTTCATGCTCGTCCAGCAACAGTACTTGTACAAAATGCAGGGAAGTACGAGTCTGATATAAATCTTCATTACAAAGAGAAGTCCGTAAACCTGAAATCCATTATGGGCATTATGAGCCTTGGCATCCCGGCTGGTGCTGAAGTTAAACTTACAGCTGAAGGCAGTGACGAGCAAGAAGCCATCGATCACTTAGCAAGCACAATGAAGAATGAAGGCTTGGGGGAATAA
- a CDS encoding PTS fructose transporter subunit IIABC, producing the protein MKITDLLTTNTIVLNMSASSKPEAIDELIGKLDQAGKLSDRDEYKQAIEAREQQSTTGIGEGIAIPHAKTSAVAEPAIAFGRSQEGLDYESLDGQPTNLFFMIAASEGANQTHLETLSRLSSFLMDKNFRAKLETAKTESDVIEAINEKEAEEDEDEEVSSPSGKILAITACPTGIAHTYMAADKLKDTAKEMDITIKVQTNGSSGVKNRLTADDIEQADAIIVAADTKVDMSGFDGKPVIEVPVAKAIHEPKELINKAVNKDAPIYKSDGSNSEASSGEKNQRTGFYKHLMNGVSNMLPFVVGGGILLAISFFFGINSADPASDQYNRFAEMLNTIGSGNALFLLVPVLAGFIASSIADRPGFAPGMVGGLIAITSGTDGTGSGFLGGLIAGFLAGYLTLGIKKMLEGLPDVLDGLKTVLFYPVLSIFATGMIMLLINPPLTSIYTGLLSWLEGLGGANIALVGLLLGGMMAIDMGGPINKAAYTFGLATLEAGNYEFIAVVMAGGMVPPLAMALSTTLFKNKYTEQERETGKTAYALGAFFITEGAIPFAAADPARVIPSMVVGSALTGMLTTLFSIHLTAPHGGIVVIGLVQGGLTQALLYILAIAIGSIVGAIIVGFLKKDLRKA; encoded by the coding sequence ATGAAAATTACTGATCTATTAACAACAAATACGATCGTCTTAAATATGAGTGCTTCTTCAAAACCAGAAGCAATTGATGAGTTGATTGGAAAGTTAGACCAAGCAGGAAAGCTCTCCGATCGGGATGAGTACAAGCAAGCGATTGAAGCACGTGAGCAACAAAGTACAACAGGAATTGGTGAAGGGATTGCCATCCCACACGCAAAGACTTCTGCAGTCGCAGAGCCTGCTATTGCCTTTGGTCGTTCACAGGAAGGACTTGATTACGAATCCTTAGACGGGCAGCCTACGAATCTCTTTTTCATGATTGCCGCATCAGAAGGAGCGAATCAAACCCATTTAGAAACACTATCACGGTTGTCCTCTTTCCTAATGGATAAAAATTTCCGCGCTAAGCTGGAAACTGCTAAAACGGAAAGTGATGTTATTGAAGCAATCAATGAAAAAGAAGCAGAGGAAGATGAGGACGAAGAAGTTAGTTCTCCTAGCGGCAAAATCCTTGCCATAACTGCTTGCCCTACTGGTATCGCCCATACGTATATGGCTGCAGATAAGTTGAAAGATACAGCCAAAGAAATGGATATTACGATTAAGGTCCAGACGAACGGTTCAAGCGGAGTTAAAAACCGCTTAACAGCGGATGATATAGAACAGGCAGACGCGATCATCGTAGCGGCTGATACGAAAGTTGATATGAGTGGATTCGATGGCAAACCAGTTATTGAAGTTCCTGTTGCAAAAGCCATTCATGAACCGAAAGAGCTTATAAATAAAGCTGTCAACAAGGATGCTCCCATTTACAAAAGTGATGGAAGTAACTCGGAAGCTTCCTCTGGTGAGAAGAATCAACGTACAGGTTTTTACAAACACTTAATGAATGGTGTCTCAAACATGCTTCCATTTGTCGTCGGTGGTGGTATCCTACTTGCGATCTCTTTCTTCTTTGGTATCAACTCAGCCGATCCAGCCAGTGATCAATACAACCGCTTCGCCGAAATGTTGAATACTATCGGAAGTGGCAATGCATTATTCCTGCTCGTACCGGTATTAGCTGGTTTTATCGCTTCAAGTATTGCTGATCGCCCTGGTTTTGCCCCAGGTATGGTTGGTGGTTTAATTGCGATTACTTCGGGCACTGACGGCACAGGTTCCGGCTTCTTAGGCGGTTTAATTGCTGGTTTCTTAGCTGGTTATCTTACACTTGGCATTAAAAAGATGCTTGAAGGATTGCCTGATGTACTTGATGGATTAAAAACTGTTCTCTTCTACCCTGTTTTATCCATTTTTGCTACAGGGATGATTATGTTACTCATTAACCCGCCTTTGACTAGTATTTATACTGGATTGCTGAGCTGGCTTGAAGGACTTGGCGGCGCGAACATCGCTCTCGTTGGACTTCTTTTAGGTGGAATGATGGCTATTGACATGGGCGGCCCTATTAATAAAGCAGCTTATACCTTTGGATTAGCTACACTTGAAGCTGGTAACTATGAATTTATAGCAGTGGTAATGGCCGGAGGTATGGTTCCTCCATTAGCAATGGCATTATCAACAACACTTTTCAAAAATAAATATACAGAGCAAGAACGCGAAACAGGGAAGACAGCTTATGCCCTTGGAGCCTTTTTCATTACAGAGGGTGCCATTCCTTTTGCTGCAGCTGACCCAGCCAGAGTTATTCCTTCAATGGTCGTAGGTTCAGCATTAACAGGCATGCTGACGACATTGTTCAGCATTCATCTTACTGCCCCACACGGAGGTATCGTGGTAATTGGATTAGTTCAAGGCGGCTTGACCCAAGCATTGCTCTACATTTTAGCCATCGCAATTGGCTCGATTGTCGGTGCAATTATTGTAGGATTCTTGAAAAAGGACCTCAGAAAAGCTTAA
- the pfkB gene encoding 1-phosphofructokinase, which produces MIYTCTLNPSIDYVMHVNDFNIGELNRADRALYYPGGKGINVSRVMARLTVQSIALGYLGKFTGQFITNFLAKEGIKHNFVDTGQYTRINVKLKGDEESEINGPGPEISRSQLDELLTQIKQLKADDTLILAGSVPSSLPKDFYLKIADLCTANGVLLVADTSGQALTQLVGKSIFLLKPNDHELGELFNTTIKTKEEAAHYAQKLVQQGAKHVIVSMGGKGAVYVNEHQQLFATVPQGKVKNSVGAGDSVVAGFISALTLNKKLEEAFRYGVAAGSATAFQDDLCQQSDVDELLNQVKIIPLFKEGITNENY; this is translated from the coding sequence ATGATCTACACTTGCACACTAAATCCTTCTATCGACTATGTCATGCACGTGAATGACTTCAATATAGGTGAACTGAATCGGGCGGATAGAGCATTATATTACCCTGGCGGAAAAGGAATTAACGTTTCCCGAGTTATGGCAAGACTTACCGTTCAATCCATTGCCCTCGGCTACCTTGGTAAATTTACAGGTCAATTTATTACCAATTTTTTAGCCAAAGAAGGGATAAAGCACAACTTTGTTGATACAGGTCAATATACACGGATCAATGTAAAGCTAAAGGGCGACGAGGAGTCTGAAATAAATGGACCCGGTCCAGAGATATCAAGAAGTCAACTTGATGAATTGCTTACACAAATCAAACAACTTAAAGCCGATGATACTCTCATCTTGGCTGGAAGTGTTCCTTCCTCTTTACCAAAGGATTTTTACTTAAAAATAGCGGATTTATGTACAGCGAACGGAGTTTTACTTGTTGCAGACACTTCAGGTCAAGCCTTAACACAGCTTGTCGGAAAGTCGATTTTCTTATTAAAACCAAACGATCATGAACTTGGTGAATTGTTTAATACAACGATTAAAACAAAAGAAGAAGCAGCCCATTATGCTCAAAAGCTCGTTCAGCAGGGAGCCAAGCATGTCATCGTTTCAATGGGCGGCAAAGGAGCTGTTTATGTAAACGAACATCAGCAGCTGTTTGCGACTGTCCCTCAGGGTAAAGTTAAAAATTCAGTGGGAGCAGGTGATTCTGTTGTCGCAGGTTTTATATCCGCACTTACTTTAAACAAAAAGCTGGAAGAAGCATTTAGATATGGTGTTGCTGCAGGAAGTGCCACTGCTTTCCAAGATGACTTATGTCAGCAATCGGACGTAGATGAACTGCTTAATCAAGTTAAGATTATCCCATTATTCAAGGAGGGAATTACCAATGAAAATTACTGA
- a CDS encoding DeoR/GlpR family DNA-binding transcription regulator gives MLTPERHRLILETVHDHHTVKIKQLVERTAASESTIRRDLDQLEQLGKLKRVHGGASIRQRTSEEPSMGEKTTKHQQEKNMIASLASSLVKEGDCIFIDAGSTTYEMISYLSGKDITVVTNGLNHLDVLTDYSIDTYVLGGYVKQRTRAVVGTGALKNLEQYRFDQCFLGVNGITLEDGFTTPDPEEAAIKSLALSLSQKRFVLADHSKFEEVAFSKIAELEEANIITNYQGILYTSYNEKTSLKVVTT, from the coding sequence TTGTTAACTCCTGAACGACATCGGTTAATACTTGAAACGGTACATGATCATCACACTGTGAAAATAAAACAACTTGTTGAACGTACAGCAGCTTCTGAATCGACGATCAGACGTGATTTGGATCAGTTGGAACAATTAGGGAAGCTTAAACGGGTACACGGTGGTGCTTCTATAAGACAGAGAACTAGCGAAGAACCTAGTATGGGCGAGAAAACAACAAAGCACCAACAGGAGAAGAATATGATCGCAAGCTTAGCTTCGTCACTGGTTAAAGAAGGGGATTGCATTTTTATCGATGCCGGCTCAACTACTTATGAAATGATCTCATATTTATCTGGCAAAGATATCACGGTCGTAACGAATGGTCTAAATCATTTAGATGTGCTTACAGATTACTCCATAGATACTTATGTGCTTGGAGGCTATGTAAAACAAAGAACAAGAGCCGTCGTTGGTACAGGCGCTCTTAAAAACTTAGAACAATATCGATTCGACCAGTGCTTTCTTGGAGTGAACGGCATTACCCTTGAAGATGGCTTTACGACTCCAGACCCGGAAGAAGCTGCTATTAAAAGCCTGGCCTTATCCCTTTCTCAAAAAAGGTTTGTGCTTGCTGACCATTCTAAGTTCGAGGAAGTAGCTTTTTCAAAAATTGCCGAATTAGAAGAAGCCAATATTATTACCAATTATCAAGGAATTTTATATACATCTTACAATGAAAAAACTAGCTTAAAGGTTGTGACAACATGA
- the secG gene encoding preprotein translocase subunit SecG, producing METLAITLLAVDTIALIVLVLLQSGKSAGLSGAISGGAEQLFGKQKARGIDAVLHRATVVTGVLFFVLAFLATYVLG from the coding sequence ATGGAAACACTTGCAATTACTTTACTAGCCGTTGATACGATTGCATTAATTGTTCTTGTGCTATTGCAATCAGGGAAGAGTGCTGGTTTATCTGGAGCGATCTCTGGGGGAGCTGAGCAGTTGTTTGGTAAGCAAAAAGCCCGCGGTATCGATGCTGTTTTGCATCGGGCTACCGTCGTGACAGGAGTACTTTTCTTTGTACTTGCTTTTTTAGCCACCTACGTTTTAGGATAA
- a CDS encoding alpha/beta hydrolase, with the protein MKIKQPEPFTFEGGERAVLLLHGFTGHSADVRMLGRFLQKHGYTTHAPIYRGHGQELEALIDVTPEQWWADVQDAMNHLRELGYEQIAVAGLSLGGVLGLKLAYSEAIKGIVTMCAPMFFDNETQLTQGFQFKAKQYKQLEGKDKKTIEKEVQQLLAQSEDMFKQLGKLITSVHNEVDQIYTPAFVVQAEQDEMINTESANYIYEQIESDQKDIKWYKNSGHVITMDKEKEQLHEDILTFLESLDWS; encoded by the coding sequence ATGAAAATAAAACAACCAGAACCATTCACATTTGAAGGAGGAGAGCGTGCGGTACTCTTGCTCCACGGTTTTACAGGGCATTCTGCGGATGTTCGTATGCTAGGGCGCTTTCTACAAAAGCACGGCTATACAACCCATGCTCCGATTTACCGCGGACATGGGCAAGAACTGGAAGCACTGATCGACGTGACACCTGAACAATGGTGGGCGGATGTTCAAGATGCGATGAATCACTTGCGTGAGCTAGGATATGAACAGATTGCGGTAGCCGGACTCTCGCTCGGTGGGGTTCTTGGACTGAAACTTGCATACTCAGAGGCAATTAAGGGTATTGTGACGATGTGTGCCCCGATGTTCTTTGATAATGAAACACAATTGACACAAGGTTTTCAATTCAAAGCTAAGCAATACAAGCAGCTTGAAGGTAAAGATAAAAAGACGATAGAGAAGGAAGTACAGCAATTATTAGCTCAATCAGAAGATATGTTTAAGCAGCTTGGTAAACTTATTACAAGCGTTCATAATGAAGTGGATCAAATTTACACGCCTGCTTTCGTCGTTCAGGCAGAACAAGATGAAATGATTAACACGGAAAGTGCGAATTATATCTATGAGCAAATTGAGTCGGATCAAAAAGATATCAAATGGTACAAAAACTCTGGCCACGTGATCACAATGGACAAGGAAAAGGAACAGCTTCATGAGGACATCCTTACTTTTCTGGAATCCCTTGATTGGTCCTGA
- the rnr gene encoding ribonuclease R, with product MNTELKQQIRDYFNETASKPLSVQELEEALELTDKNEFKDLMKALNSLEEEGELVRTRKNRFGLPEKMNLIRGKIQMHAKGFAFLIPEDDDKDDVYIHHSDLHSAMNNDKVLVRVEKRDENGQRPEGTVIRIVERATTRVVGTYESSRNFGFVVADDKRIPNDIFIPKGQTNGAADGHKVIVSITKFPEERMSAEGEIVEILGHKNDPGIDIISIIHKHGIKTEFPEEVLGQAGEAPDQISEDEIKNRRDLRDEMIVTIDGADAKDLDDAVTVKQLDNGNYKLGVHIADVTYYVEENSAIDKEARERATSVYLVDRVIPMIPHRLSNGICSLNPQVDRLTLSCEMEINSRGDVVGHEIFQSVIKTNERMTYKDVNSILEDNDEALIERYKDLVPMFREMEGLAATLRNKRFGRGAIDFDFKEAGVIVDEEGKAVDVKLRERSVAERLIEEFMLAANETVAEHFHWMDVPFIHRVHEDPDESKLQNFFEFVANLGFSVKGTADNIHPQALQKVLEEVKETHEEMIISKLMLRSMQQAKYDPQSLGHFGLSTEFYTHFTSPIRRYPDLIVHRLIRTYLVEDRLDYKTRKHWKDQLPEIAKHSSEMERAAVDAERETDDLKKAEYMEDKIGEEFDGVVSSVTSFGLFVELPNTVEGLVHVSTLTDDYYNFQEKQFAMIGERTGNIFRIGDEITIKVVNVNLDERVVDFEVVGMKPRKERERKARPKQIQSEAPDKKKNKKKTKQKGNKPFFRNKGVPKKGRKKKK from the coding sequence ATGAATACAGAACTAAAACAGCAGATACGTGACTATTTTAACGAAACGGCCTCAAAGCCATTATCTGTACAGGAGCTGGAAGAAGCCTTGGAACTTACAGATAAGAATGAATTTAAAGATCTTATGAAGGCTTTAAATTCTCTGGAGGAAGAAGGAGAGCTTGTCCGAACGAGAAAGAACCGTTTTGGGCTCCCGGAAAAGATGAACCTCATACGTGGTAAAATTCAAATGCATGCCAAGGGATTTGCGTTCTTAATCCCCGAGGATGATGACAAGGATGATGTGTACATACATCACTCTGACTTACATTCAGCCATGAATAACGATAAGGTTCTCGTCCGGGTAGAAAAGCGAGATGAAAATGGACAGCGGCCAGAGGGAACAGTGATTCGAATTGTTGAGCGTGCGACCACACGAGTCGTGGGGACATATGAATCAAGCCGAAACTTTGGCTTTGTCGTTGCGGATGATAAACGGATTCCAAATGATATATTCATTCCCAAAGGACAAACAAACGGAGCAGCAGATGGGCATAAGGTCATTGTATCGATTACCAAGTTCCCTGAAGAGCGAATGAGTGCAGAAGGGGAAATCGTTGAAATTCTTGGCCATAAAAATGATCCAGGAATTGATATTATTTCGATTATTCATAAACACGGAATTAAAACGGAATTTCCCGAGGAGGTACTTGGACAGGCAGGGGAAGCCCCAGACCAAATTTCAGAAGATGAAATTAAAAATCGCCGGGACCTCCGTGATGAAATGATCGTCACGATTGATGGGGCTGATGCCAAAGACTTGGATGATGCCGTAACAGTAAAACAGCTTGATAATGGAAATTATAAATTAGGTGTCCACATTGCCGATGTTACTTATTATGTCGAGGAGAATTCCGCGATCGATAAAGAAGCTCGCGAGCGCGCAACAAGTGTTTATTTAGTTGATCGGGTCATTCCAATGATTCCACACCGATTATCAAATGGGATTTGTTCACTGAACCCACAAGTAGACCGTTTAACCCTATCGTGTGAGATGGAAATCAACAGCCGTGGTGACGTAGTAGGCCATGAAATTTTTCAAAGTGTAATTAAGACAAATGAACGAATGACCTATAAGGATGTTAATTCGATTTTAGAAGATAATGACGAAGCATTAATCGAGCGGTATAAAGATCTTGTGCCCATGTTCCGTGAGATGGAAGGATTGGCGGCAACCCTTCGTAACAAACGTTTTGGTCGTGGGGCAATTGATTTTGACTTTAAAGAAGCGGGCGTTATTGTAGATGAAGAGGGTAAAGCTGTCGATGTCAAATTGCGTGAGCGATCTGTAGCAGAGCGCCTAATCGAAGAGTTCATGCTGGCAGCCAACGAAACAGTTGCTGAGCACTTCCACTGGATGGATGTGCCGTTTATCCATCGTGTTCACGAAGATCCAGATGAGTCAAAATTACAAAACTTCTTTGAATTTGTAGCCAATTTAGGTTTTTCCGTGAAGGGAACTGCTGATAACATTCATCCCCAAGCACTGCAAAAGGTACTTGAAGAAGTTAAAGAGACACATGAGGAAATGATTATTTCAAAACTCATGCTTCGCTCTATGCAACAAGCAAAATACGATCCGCAAAGTCTCGGTCACTTCGGCTTATCAACAGAGTTCTATACCCATTTCACCTCACCGATTCGTCGTTATCCCGACTTAATTGTGCATCGATTAATTCGAACCTATCTGGTGGAAGACCGCTTAGATTATAAAACACGGAAGCATTGGAAGGATCAATTGCCTGAAATAGCCAAACATTCTTCAGAGATGGAAAGAGCCGCGGTTGATGCTGAACGCGAAACAGATGACCTGAAAAAGGCAGAATATATGGAAGATAAAATAGGTGAAGAGTTTGATGGTGTGGTTAGCTCAGTAACTAGCTTTGGATTGTTTGTTGAACTGCCGAACACAGTGGAAGGACTCGTTCATGTAAGTACGCTGACAGATGACTACTATAACTTCCAAGAAAAGCAATTTGCTATGATTGGGGAAAGGACCGGCAACATCTTCAGAATTGGTGATGAAATTACCATAAAAGTCGTCAATGTGAATTTGGATGAGCGGGTAGTAGATTTTGAAGTGGTTGGAATGAAGCCAAGAAAAGAACGAGAACGTAAAGCTCGTCCTAAGCAAATACAGTCAGAAGCACCCGATAAGAAAAAAAATAAGAAAAAGACTAAACAAAAGGGGAACAAACCTTTCTTTCGCAACAAAGGAGTGCCAAAAAAAGGCCGCAAGAAGAAAAAGTAA
- a CDS encoding GNAT family N-acetyltransferase, whose translation MEPQVMHVKKLTLEDLTALEQMNTGIDDDYIIRIYDRLIASNTQELFGLFQDKKLVSIGGYSLFGNKKFAMIGRLRSDRRYQSRGYSTELLIQVMEELHSSSHVKWIGANTHVHNLPTRRVLEKIGLESGPTIHYLTLTAPIF comes from the coding sequence ATGGAACCACAAGTTATGCATGTTAAAAAATTAACCCTCGAAGATCTTACCGCATTAGAGCAAATGAATACTGGGATTGACGATGACTATATTATTCGAATTTATGACCGGTTAATAGCCTCAAATACTCAAGAGTTATTCGGGTTATTTCAAGATAAAAAGCTGGTATCTATTGGAGGGTACAGCTTATTTGGCAATAAAAAATTCGCAATGATCGGACGATTGAGAAGTGATCGCAGGTATCAATCCAGAGGGTATTCCACAGAGCTTCTCATTCAAGTAATGGAGGAACTCCACTCCTCATCCCATGTTAAATGGATCGGAGCGAATACGCATGTCCATAATCTTCCGACTCGCAGGGTTCTTGAGAAGATAGGCTTAGAATCTGGTCCGACCATCCATTACTTGACACTGACAGCCCCGATCTTTTAA
- the smpB gene encoding SsrA-binding protein SmpB, producing the protein MPRGNGKTIAQNKKAGHDFFIEETYEAGIVLQGTEIKSIRASRVNLKDSFARIRNGEVYLHNLHISPYEQGNIYNHDPTRSRKLLLHRKQINQLIGQTQQKGFSLVPLKIYIKNGVAKVLIGLGRGKKKYDKREDLKRKQVNREIDRAIKESLK; encoded by the coding sequence ATGCCAAGAGGAAATGGGAAAACGATCGCACAAAATAAAAAAGCAGGTCATGACTTTTTTATAGAAGAAACGTATGAAGCGGGAATCGTACTGCAAGGAACTGAAATCAAATCAATCCGGGCAAGTCGGGTCAATTTAAAGGATAGCTTTGCGCGAATTCGAAACGGAGAGGTTTACCTGCACAACTTGCATATTTCCCCATACGAACAAGGCAATATCTATAACCACGATCCTACCAGAAGCCGTAAGCTGCTGCTTCACCGTAAACAAATCAATCAGCTGATTGGGCAAACTCAGCAAAAAGGATTTTCTCTTGTCCCGCTTAAGATTTATATTAAAAACGGTGTAGCCAAGGTACTAATCGGTCTTGGAAGAGGGAAAAAGAAATATGATAAACGGGAAGACCTTAAGCGTAAGCAGGTCAATCGTGAAATTGACCGTGCGATAAAAGAGAGCTTGAAATAA
- a CDS encoding DUF2935 domain-containing protein: protein MADFEKTAKFEHGFWLQVLGDHARFIHDSLAPQQKQEIDLAKYFIQTFDQLLARVEVDNLMALSEKAEEEGNRLREFKLHLIEQHLVGKITMGLGPTFINHMVNELEEYLRILTYLKEGEVPPIFHELHHHLLWLLDAAGHAGAISDNMDRIEKKIKAKSDHFTKDFEEFYLKAVEMTGFLRANLSSFPALERFNNHVSLEMKLFMNFLNEIEELELSKEALGTFAALMADHMMREECYYLTKLAESTEIQQPNCDPTKQRLQE from the coding sequence ATGGCGGATTTTGAAAAAACAGCGAAATTCGAACATGGTTTTTGGCTGCAAGTATTGGGGGACCATGCCCGCTTTATTCATGATTCACTCGCTCCACAACAAAAGCAGGAAATTGACCTTGCTAAGTACTTTATCCAGACATTTGATCAGCTGCTCGCAAGGGTTGAGGTTGACAATCTGATGGCATTAAGTGAAAAAGCCGAGGAAGAGGGAAACAGATTACGAGAATTTAAGCTTCATTTAATTGAACAGCATTTAGTTGGGAAAATTACAATGGGATTAGGCCCAACCTTCATCAATCATATGGTAAATGAATTGGAGGAGTATTTGCGGATCTTAACCTATTTGAAAGAAGGAGAAGTTCCACCAATCTTCCATGAGCTTCATCACCACTTACTATGGCTTTTGGATGCAGCAGGCCATGCAGGGGCAATCTCGGACAACATGGATAGAATTGAAAAGAAGATCAAAGCGAAAAGTGATCATTTTACAAAAGACTTCGAAGAGTTCTACTTAAAAGCAGTTGAGATGACAGGGTTTCTGAGAGCAAATCTATCCTCGTTTCCTGCTTTAGAAAGGTTTAATAATCATGTGTCTTTAGAAATGAAGCTATTTATGAATTTTCTTAACGAAATTGAAGAATTAGAGTTGAGTAAGGAGGCTTTGGGGACTTTTGCTGCTCTCATGGCTGATCATATGATGAGAGAAGAGTGCTATTATTTAACCAAGTTGGCTGAATCGACCGAAATTCAGCAACCAAATTGTGATCCAACAAAGCAGAGATTACAGGAATAG